From Cecembia calidifontis, one genomic window encodes:
- a CDS encoding putative LPS assembly protein LptD encodes MAQKRGQTSAPERRIVAPDTVLNPNSLVLPDLDPLQEVQDTIPKTDTTTVVPPKSDIQTTIKYYAEDSIITDFTQNRVYLYNDAWFEYGNIRLDADLIIIDWDKSELFATGVTDSLGNIIGNPIFKEGNTTYEIRKEMRYNFKSQKAIIKDVVTEQQDGLLRGTTIKKDQDGSIYLDHGYYTTCNLATPHWHISAAKIKSIRGKQVVTGPFNLYFNNIPTPAGLPFGIIPDTPDEKASGIVFPSYGQEQVRGFFLRNFGYYFAFNDYIHTRVTGDVYSQGGYGAKAATIYKKRYRFNGSFDLDYQRFKSPLTELNPLDYNTVWVRWSHQPESRGNSRFSASVNAGTTNYNNVVINPTSFITNVNSEFSSNVSYSKTFQGTPFSMSANLRHSQNVQTDEVNLILPDISVNMNRQNPFQNVKFEPLKTFNVAWNFNLQNSINNRITPNFGVENSVLQQNQGVTDFNQPNVLPFNLANLPQLLADADNGARNTIPITSNFTLFKYFTGTASMNLTELWYLERINFFYNPAENRVDKILEPGFNRVSFYNSSFNMNTNIYGFYNFKGKKKIEAIRHHMQPSIGFNYTPDFSNPAFGYYQWVQVDSSGRSQLFSRHQGFIFGGAPLGEARAISFNLRNVVEAKIRGDEESGDGKSKKIPLLQSLNLSTNYNFAADSFNLAPLNFNTRTSFFEDKVSVNFSGNIDPYARRQSLNSQGQLIERRVNQFAWTAGQGIGTLRSLQMNINGSLNPSRNGRSPGEVREQITNDFLQQGGIMNEFVEEEINRIVNDPSQYIDWDIPWNLGFGYNIAYSRSQNGQTNITSAVNINGDVKISDKWKINFNGGYDFRTAQITQTMIGIARDLHCWQMNVNWIPFGRFTSYNVDIRVKSSILQDLKVSRRRSFFDR; translated from the coding sequence ATGGCTCAAAAAAGAGGCCAAACTTCAGCGCCGGAACGAAGAATCGTTGCACCAGATACTGTTTTAAATCCCAACTCTTTGGTTCTTCCTGACCTGGATCCGCTTCAAGAAGTCCAGGACACAATCCCCAAAACAGATACCACCACTGTAGTTCCTCCCAAGAGCGATATCCAAACTACCATCAAATACTATGCTGAAGATAGTATCATTACGGATTTTACCCAGAACAGGGTTTACCTTTATAATGATGCCTGGTTCGAATACGGCAATATAAGGTTAGATGCTGATTTGATCATTATAGATTGGGATAAAAGTGAACTCTTTGCAACCGGAGTGACCGATAGCTTGGGGAATATCATCGGAAATCCCATTTTCAAGGAGGGAAATACCACTTATGAAATCCGCAAAGAGATGCGGTATAATTTCAAGAGCCAGAAAGCCATCATTAAAGATGTGGTCACCGAACAGCAGGATGGGCTTTTGCGCGGTACTACGATCAAAAAAGACCAGGATGGCAGTATTTATCTGGACCATGGGTACTACACCACCTGTAACCTGGCCACGCCCCACTGGCATATCAGTGCGGCCAAGATCAAATCCATCAGGGGCAAACAGGTCGTCACGGGACCTTTTAATCTCTATTTCAATAATATTCCCACGCCTGCTGGCCTGCCTTTTGGTATCATTCCAGATACTCCGGATGAGAAAGCTTCAGGAATTGTATTCCCTTCCTATGGACAGGAACAGGTCAGGGGATTTTTCCTGCGCAACTTTGGATATTACTTTGCTTTCAATGATTATATCCATACCCGTGTGACCGGGGATGTTTATTCACAGGGTGGATATGGTGCCAAAGCTGCCACCATTTATAAAAAAAGATACCGCTTTAATGGTTCTTTTGATCTGGATTACCAAAGATTCAAAAGTCCATTGACAGAGTTGAATCCTCTGGATTATAATACGGTCTGGGTAAGGTGGTCCCATCAACCTGAATCGCGAGGAAATTCCAGGTTTTCTGCTTCCGTCAATGCCGGTACGACCAATTACAACAATGTGGTCATCAATCCGACAAGTTTCATCACCAATGTCAATTCTGAATTTTCCTCCAACGTTTCCTACAGTAAAACTTTTCAGGGAACACCCTTCAGCATGTCTGCGAATTTGAGGCATTCCCAAAACGTGCAGACAGATGAAGTGAACCTTATTTTGCCGGATATTTCCGTTAACATGAACAGGCAAAATCCTTTTCAAAATGTAAAATTTGAGCCGCTTAAGACCTTTAACGTGGCCTGGAATTTTAACCTGCAAAATTCCATCAACAACAGGATTACCCCAAATTTTGGAGTGGAAAACAGTGTACTGCAACAAAATCAAGGTGTGACAGATTTTAATCAGCCCAATGTACTTCCCTTTAACCTGGCTAATCTGCCACAGCTTTTGGCGGATGCGGACAATGGAGCCAGAAATACCATACCTATTACTTCCAATTTTACTTTATTCAAATATTTTACAGGTACGGCTTCCATGAACCTCACGGAACTTTGGTACCTGGAAAGGATTAATTTTTTCTATAATCCGGCAGAAAACAGGGTAGATAAAATCCTCGAGCCAGGTTTTAATAGGGTGAGCTTTTATAATAGCTCATTCAATATGAACACCAATATTTACGGTTTTTACAATTTCAAGGGAAAGAAGAAAATTGAAGCTATCCGTCACCATATGCAGCCCTCCATTGGTTTTAATTACACACCGGATTTTTCTAATCCCGCTTTTGGCTATTACCAATGGGTCCAGGTGGATAGTTCAGGAAGGTCCCAGCTATTCTCCAGGCATCAGGGATTTATTTTTGGCGGTGCTCCACTGGGTGAGGCCAGGGCAATCAGTTTTAATTTGAGAAACGTGGTGGAGGCCAAAATCAGAGGGGATGAGGAATCAGGAGATGGAAAATCGAAAAAAATTCCTTTGTTGCAGTCTTTGAACCTGTCAACCAATTATAATTTCGCCGCAGATTCATTCAATCTCGCGCCTCTCAATTTCAACACCAGGACTTCGTTTTTTGAAGATAAAGTATCGGTCAACTTTTCCGGGAATATTGACCCCTATGCCAGGAGGCAATCCCTGAATAGCCAAGGGCAATTGATAGAGAGAAGGGTAAATCAATTTGCCTGGACTGCAGGGCAGGGGATAGGTACCTTGCGCTCGCTTCAAATGAACATCAATGGTAGCTTAAATCCAAGTAGGAATGGCAGATCCCCTGGGGAGGTAAGGGAACAAATTACAAATGACTTCTTACAACAGGGAGGAATTATGAATGAATTTGTGGAAGAAGAAATCAACAGGATAGTGAATGATCCTTCCCAATATATTGATTGGGATATTCCATGGAATCTTGGATTTGGATACAATATTGCCTATTCCCGCTCACAAAACGGTCAGACCAACATTACTTCTGCCGTCAATATCAATGGGGATGTGAAGATTTCTGATAAATGGAAAATCAATTTTAACGGTGGTTATGATTTTAGAACCGCCCAAATTACCCAAACCATGATCGGAATTGCCAGGGACTTACATTGCTGGCAAATGAACGTCAATTGGATTCCATTTGGGCGGTTCACGTCTTATAATGTGGATATCAGGGTCAAATCATCGATTCTCCAAGACTTGAAAGTTTCCCGAAGAAGGTCGTTCTTCGACAGGTAA
- a CDS encoding acyl-CoA thioesterase — protein MTKKKTAKQSEVVMTEMVLPNDTNTLHNLMGGKLMHWMDIVAAIAAQKHSNRIVVTASADSISFKHPIALGNVVTLKAQVTRAFNSSMEVFIEVWAEDIPANKKIQTHRAFFTFVAVDQNGRPIEVPEVLPESPEEIELYEGALRRRQLRLVLAKRMDPNDAVELKSIFNMEEPKIKK, from the coding sequence ATGACAAAAAAGAAAACTGCCAAGCAATCCGAAGTGGTAATGACCGAAATGGTTCTACCTAATGACACCAATACCCTTCACAACTTAATGGGGGGAAAATTGATGCATTGGATGGACATCGTGGCAGCAATTGCAGCGCAAAAACATTCCAACCGGATTGTAGTCACTGCTTCAGCAGATAGCATTTCTTTTAAACATCCCATTGCACTGGGAAATGTGGTAACACTTAAAGCACAGGTTACCAGGGCTTTCAACTCCTCTATGGAGGTTTTCATTGAAGTTTGGGCAGAAGATATCCCCGCCAATAAAAAAATACAGACCCACAGGGCATTTTTTACCTTTGTAGCAGTAGACCAAAATGGACGCCCGATAGAGGTTCCCGAAGTTTTGCCTGAATCCCCTGAAGAAATCGAGCTGTATGAAGGCGCCTTGAGAAGAAGGCAATTAAGACTGGTTTTGGCCAAGAGAATGGATCCAAATGATGCGGTGGAGCTTAAATCCATTTTTAATATGGAAGAACCCAAAATCAAAAAATAA
- a CDS encoding N-acetylmuramoyl-L-alanine amidase family protein has product MRRFKVKNILTISLLTTFFLLSGFSSTGSKAPEYRLKRVVIDAGHGGKDPGALGAYSKEKDIALAVALQVGKYVQEHLPGVEVIYTRKSDVFLELKERSNIANRNKADLFISIHCNAAANKGVYGTETFVMGTKNFEANFDIVKRENSVILLEDNYKENYEGFDPSSPESYMMFNLMQKAFISNSISLAAKIENDFSTRVNRSSRGVKQAPFYVLWTTSMPSVLVELGFISNTNEEKFLNSKEGQTYLASAIYRSIKAYKEELEEL; this is encoded by the coding sequence ATGAGAAGATTTAAAGTTAAAAATATTCTTACTATTTCGTTACTGACTACATTTTTTCTTCTAAGTGGCTTTTCATCCACCGGTTCTAAAGCACCGGAATACAGACTCAAGCGTGTTGTAATAGACGCCGGCCATGGCGGCAAAGACCCCGGAGCTTTGGGCGCTTACAGCAAAGAAAAGGACATTGCCCTTGCTGTGGCACTGCAGGTGGGCAAATATGTACAAGAACACCTTCCAGGTGTGGAAGTCATTTACACCAGAAAATCAGACGTGTTTCTGGAATTAAAGGAAAGGTCCAATATTGCCAACAGGAATAAGGCGGATCTTTTCATCTCTATCCATTGCAATGCCGCCGCCAACAAAGGGGTTTATGGAACCGAAACTTTTGTGATGGGAACCAAAAACTTTGAAGCCAACTTTGATATCGTAAAAAGGGAAAATTCCGTAATCCTATTGGAAGATAATTACAAGGAAAATTATGAGGGTTTTGACCCTTCATCTCCTGAATCTTACATGATGTTCAACCTCATGCAAAAGGCATTTATCTCCAATAGTATATCTTTGGCCGCAAAAATCGAAAATGATTTCAGCACAAGGGTTAACCGCTCCAGCAGAGGGGTTAAGCAGGCACCGTTTTATGTGCTGTGGACCACCAGTATGCCCTCCGTCCTGGTAGAGCTGGGCTTTATTTCCAATACCAATGAAGAAAAATTTTTGAACAGCAAAGAAGGCCAAACTTACCTCGCCTCAGCCATTTACCGTTCGATCAAGGCATACAAAGAGGAACTGGAAGAGCTTTAA
- a CDS encoding protein-L-isoaspartate(D-aspartate) O-methyltransferase, with translation MLRLEDTYRHKGQRRELVKLLRTKGIKNEAVLQAINTLPRHFFFDTALDSHAYEDKAFPIGEGQTISQPYTVAFQTELLQIKPGDKVLEIGTGSGYQGAILHLLGAAVHTIEFQKKLYERTKKFMAKLGIPLHFYFGDGSQGIPEQAPFDKILVTAGAPVVPKSLLKQLKIGGILVIPVGDRKTQKMLRLTKVTATKIEQEEFENFAFVPLLGEEGWK, from the coding sequence ATGTTGAGATTAGAGGACACTTACCGACACAAAGGACAAAGACGAGAACTGGTTAAGTTACTTAGAACAAAAGGCATCAAAAATGAAGCGGTATTGCAGGCAATCAATACCCTCCCCAGACACTTTTTTTTCGATACGGCCCTAGACTCCCATGCCTATGAAGACAAGGCCTTTCCGATCGGTGAGGGACAGACCATTTCCCAACCGTATACAGTGGCCTTTCAGACAGAGCTGCTACAGATCAAACCGGGGGACAAAGTACTGGAAATCGGTACAGGTTCCGGGTATCAGGGCGCTATTCTCCATCTTCTCGGTGCAGCGGTCCATACCATTGAGTTTCAAAAAAAGCTCTACGAACGGACTAAAAAATTCATGGCCAAACTGGGGATCCCTCTCCACTTTTATTTTGGGGACGGGTCACAGGGTATACCTGAGCAGGCTCCTTTTGACAAAATCCTTGTCACTGCCGGGGCTCCGGTAGTACCCAAATCCTTATTAAAACAACTGAAAATTGGCGGAATCCTGGTTATCCCTGTTGGGGACAGAAAAACCCAAAAAATGCTGCGCCTTACCAAAGTAACGGCTACAAAAATCGAACAGGAGGAATTCGAAAATTTTGCATTTGTACCGCTATTGGGAGAAGAAGGATGGAAATAA
- a CDS encoding family 20 glycosylhydrolase, translated as MLRPFLSIFLVLSFLGCVSEVKHVNPDEIHLHWELLDNKVDPRPSHQAKFTLANKGKYEMLPNWEIYFNTIFLSLQPEILSGEVEIEQLSGDFFRMRPKKEFPVLKPGDQYEIIYQSGNFLTKNSHVPDGVYIVFGEQEVGYVLENYSTKAFTLEDQLKAVDGKPFPIPTAAYLFEQNINTRLLDPKSISPFLPSPKAYQWKEGDLVLKGDVGIDAGAFQDATEFFAKQLSPYFQVKIQEGNSNPAAIKVRKSKTDLGKEGYRLDVGEQIVIEASQEQGAFYAFQSLLALLPVDFFEGNQTELRFNKISIQDAPRFEHRGLFLDVARNFQTKKAVLKLLDLMAFYKLNVFHLNLANDEGWRIEIPGLPELTEVGSKRGHSKEEKDFLWPYYGSGPDKDLSPNGSGFYTVEDFKEILRYAKERHIEVIPEIGVPAHSRAAILAMRKRYQTKMAAGDEAGAREFLLEDFGDQSVYLSAQNFRGNTICICQESAFTFYEKVIDEILAMYAASGVPIQTFHTGGDEVPRGVWEGSPICQKFIAEHADLRHVHDLPNYFYTRISKMFQEKGIQTAGWEEIGQMEVEEKGKRTARPNPVFADAGFRVYAWNAVAGWGGEDMAYQLANAGYEVIICNSSNIYFDLAYNLDPDEPGHEWSGYVDLKAAWRMVPLNNFISNDTDMYGNPIDHKVLAKGKAKLSAEGKKNIKGIQGQLWTETVKGQQMMEYYLLPKMLGLVERAWAPDPAWTSMEDDAKRLKAREEDWNRFANVVGQKELPRLDYLFGGVNTRLPKPGILIKDGYLFANVETPGLLIRYTDDGSEPKADSPVYISELPYNQNIKLKVFTSSTK; from the coding sequence ATGTTGCGACCCTTTCTTTCAATCTTTCTTGTTTTATCCTTTCTTGGATGCGTTTCCGAAGTCAAGCACGTCAATCCGGATGAAATCCATTTGCACTGGGAGTTATTGGATAATAAGGTTGATCCCAGGCCCTCCCATCAGGCAAAATTCACTTTGGCCAATAAGGGGAAGTATGAGATGTTACCCAATTGGGAGATTTATTTCAATACCATTTTTTTGTCCCTTCAGCCCGAAATCCTTTCCGGTGAGGTAGAGATTGAACAATTGTCAGGTGATTTTTTCAGGATGCGGCCCAAGAAAGAATTTCCTGTGTTGAAGCCAGGGGATCAATATGAAATAATTTACCAATCCGGGAATTTTCTGACAAAGAACAGCCATGTTCCGGATGGTGTGTACATTGTTTTTGGGGAGCAGGAAGTGGGTTATGTTTTAGAGAACTATTCCACCAAAGCCTTTACGCTGGAAGACCAATTGAAAGCTGTCGACGGGAAACCCTTTCCCATTCCTACAGCAGCTTATTTGTTTGAGCAAAACATAAATACAAGACTCCTTGATCCAAAAAGCATCAGTCCCTTTTTGCCCAGTCCCAAAGCTTACCAATGGAAAGAAGGTGATTTGGTCTTAAAGGGCGATGTGGGGATAGATGCCGGGGCTTTTCAGGATGCAACCGAATTTTTTGCAAAGCAGCTGAGTCCCTATTTTCAGGTGAAAATCCAAGAAGGAAATTCTAATCCTGCGGCAATAAAGGTAAGGAAAAGCAAGACCGATTTGGGCAAAGAAGGGTATAGGCTTGATGTGGGAGAGCAAATTGTCATAGAAGCTTCCCAAGAGCAAGGGGCTTTTTATGCATTTCAGTCGCTTTTGGCCCTACTTCCGGTGGATTTTTTTGAAGGGAACCAAACTGAACTCCGCTTTAACAAAATTTCCATTCAAGATGCCCCAAGATTTGAGCACAGAGGCTTGTTCTTAGATGTAGCCAGGAATTTTCAGACTAAAAAAGCGGTACTCAAACTCTTGGACCTGATGGCATTTTATAAGTTGAATGTGTTCCATTTGAACCTTGCCAATGATGAGGGATGGAGGATTGAGATTCCAGGGTTACCCGAACTCACCGAAGTAGGCAGCAAAAGAGGACATTCCAAAGAAGAAAAAGACTTCCTTTGGCCCTATTATGGATCTGGACCTGACAAAGATCTATCTCCCAACGGCTCCGGATTTTACACAGTGGAAGATTTCAAGGAAATACTCCGGTATGCCAAGGAAAGGCATATTGAGGTAATTCCTGAAATAGGGGTTCCTGCACATTCCAGGGCTGCTATTCTTGCCATGAGAAAAAGATATCAAACTAAGATGGCAGCAGGGGATGAAGCTGGTGCAAGGGAATTTTTATTGGAGGATTTTGGGGACCAATCGGTATATCTATCTGCCCAGAATTTTAGAGGAAATACCATCTGTATCTGCCAGGAGTCTGCATTTACCTTTTATGAAAAAGTAATAGATGAAATTCTGGCCATGTATGCAGCATCGGGTGTTCCCATACAGACCTTTCATACAGGAGGGGATGAGGTTCCCCGGGGGGTATGGGAAGGTTCTCCAATCTGTCAAAAATTCATTGCCGAACATGCAGATCTTCGGCATGTGCATGATCTGCCCAATTATTTTTATACCAGAATCAGTAAAATGTTCCAAGAAAAAGGAATTCAAACGGCAGGCTGGGAAGAAATAGGTCAGATGGAGGTAGAGGAAAAGGGCAAAAGAACCGCCCGCCCTAACCCTGTATTTGCAGATGCGGGCTTCAGGGTGTATGCCTGGAATGCGGTGGCAGGCTGGGGAGGTGAAGATATGGCTTACCAACTGGCCAATGCCGGATATGAAGTGATTATCTGTAATTCTTCCAATATTTACTTCGACCTGGCTTATAACCTCGATCCCGATGAACCAGGTCATGAGTGGTCAGGTTATGTGGATCTCAAAGCTGCCTGGCGGATGGTTCCCTTGAATAATTTTATTTCCAATGATACAGATATGTATGGAAATCCTATTGACCATAAAGTCCTGGCAAAAGGAAAGGCAAAACTATCAGCTGAAGGGAAGAAAAATATCAAAGGAATTCAAGGGCAACTGTGGACTGAAACAGTAAAAGGTCAGCAGATGATGGAATATTATTTATTGCCCAAAATGTTGGGGCTGGTGGAAAGGGCCTGGGCACCGGATCCGGCCTGGACATCCATGGAAGATGATGCCAAAAGGTTAAAAGCCAGGGAAGAGGATTGGAACCGATTTGCCAATGTAGTGGGGCAAAAAGAACTTCCAAGATTGGATTATTTGTTTGGGGGGGTCAATACCCGGCTACCCAAACCAGGGATTTTGATCAAAGACGGATATCTTTTCGCCAATGTGGAAACCCCTGGCCTGCTGATCCGCTATACAGATGATGGATCGGAACCAAAAGCAGATTCACCGGTCTATATATCTGAATTGCCCTATAATCAAAACATTAAACTTAAAGTGTTTACTTCTTCCACCAAGTAA
- a CDS encoding acyltransferase family protein — protein sequence MSQQTPLGVPLQERYLALDVLRGLTIALMVIVNTPGSWSHMYAPFMHADWHGFTITDLVFPTFLFVVGNAMSFSMKKLEQMEQGPFLKKVFKRTFLIFIIGWLLNAFPFVDYSPETGYTMINWLEVRLLGVLQRIALCYMLASLILYYFGKRGAIIFSVVTLLAYWGVLYYFGDAEDPYSLAGNAVLKLDLWLIGAKYLYMGEGIPFEPEGILSTFPSVVNVIAGYFAGKAIQQWGNNSKTVKNLIIWGIGLIVVCLIWDMGFPINKKIWTSPYVLLTVGLDLLLMAFLVLVIEVWQKRNWTYPLEVFGRNPLILYILSGVVITLMYNIWIGENTLKAIIYENLFTSWLSPKDASLLFSITYMLLIWLIGLWMDKKKIYIKV from the coding sequence ATGTCTCAACAAACGCCTTTAGGAGTTCCATTACAGGAAAGATATTTAGCCCTCGATGTATTGAGGGGACTTACCATTGCGCTGATGGTAATAGTGAATACCCCTGGTAGCTGGTCCCATATGTATGCCCCATTCATGCATGCGGATTGGCATGGATTTACCATTACCGACCTTGTATTCCCTACTTTCCTATTTGTGGTAGGCAATGCTATGAGTTTCAGTATGAAGAAGCTCGAACAAATGGAACAAGGTCCCTTCCTTAAGAAAGTATTCAAAAGAACATTTCTGATATTCATCATCGGATGGTTGCTGAACGCCTTTCCTTTTGTGGATTACAGCCCTGAAACAGGGTATACCATGATCAATTGGCTGGAAGTACGCTTATTGGGAGTCCTTCAAAGAATAGCGCTTTGTTACATGTTGGCCTCACTCATTTTATATTATTTTGGAAAGCGTGGTGCCATTATTTTCAGTGTGGTTACGCTACTGGCCTATTGGGGCGTATTGTATTACTTCGGAGATGCAGAAGACCCTTATTCTTTGGCAGGAAATGCTGTTTTGAAATTGGATTTATGGTTAATCGGAGCCAAATATCTGTATATGGGAGAAGGCATCCCTTTTGAACCCGAAGGCATCCTGAGTACCTTTCCATCGGTGGTCAATGTAATTGCAGGCTATTTTGCCGGAAAAGCTATTCAGCAATGGGGCAATAACAGCAAAACCGTGAAAAACCTGATTATCTGGGGCATCGGATTGATTGTTGTATGCCTGATCTGGGACATGGGGTTCCCTATCAACAAAAAAATATGGACAAGTCCCTATGTACTTTTAACAGTCGGGTTAGACCTGCTCCTCATGGCATTCCTGGTGCTTGTGATCGAGGTTTGGCAAAAAAGAAACTGGACCTATCCCTTGGAAGTTTTTGGTAGGAATCCATTGATACTTTATATATTATCCGGTGTTGTAATTACTCTTATGTACAATATTTGGATCGGAGAAAACACCTTGAAGGCAATCATCTACGAAAATCTTTTTACAAGTTGGCTAAGTCCCAAGGATGCTTCACTGCTATTCTCCATTACCTACATGTTGTTAATCTGGCTGATCGGACTTTGGATGGACAAGAAAAAAATCTACATCAAAGTCTGA
- a CDS encoding riboflavin synthase encodes MFTGIIETLGTVVNVKKEGTNVHFDIQSPITHELKIDQSVAHNGVCLTVVAIDGDVYRVTAIDETLKKTNLKSWAVGRKVNIERCMPANGRFDGHIVQGHVDQTGRVENIKEQDGSWLFDFSFDPGKGNITVEKGSITVNGTSLTCFNSKNGSFTVAIIPYTYEHTNFHELKVGDEVNLEFDIIGKYIQRIIRGYGE; translated from the coding sequence ATGTTTACAGGCATCATTGAGACTTTAGGCACCGTGGTCAATGTAAAAAAGGAGGGTACCAACGTGCATTTTGATATCCAATCACCCATCACCCATGAATTGAAAATCGATCAATCTGTTGCCCATAACGGGGTTTGCCTTACGGTGGTAGCGATTGATGGGGATGTATACCGGGTAACAGCCATAGATGAGACTTTAAAAAAAACCAATCTGAAGTCATGGGCTGTTGGCAGGAAAGTCAATATTGAAAGGTGTATGCCTGCCAATGGAAGGTTTGATGGCCATATTGTTCAAGGCCATGTGGACCAAACCGGCAGGGTAGAAAATATCAAAGAGCAGGATGGTTCCTGGCTTTTTGATTTTTCTTTTGATCCCGGCAAAGGGAATATAACGGTTGAAAAAGGCTCCATCACTGTAAACGGTACCAGTCTAACCTGTTTCAATTCCAAAAATGGATCTTTTACCGTGGCCATTATCCCTTATACCTATGAGCACACCAATTTCCATGAACTGAAAGTGGGAGATGAGGTCAATTTGGAATTTGATATCATCGGAAAGTACATTCAGCGGATTATTCGGGGGTATGGAGAGTGA